In the genome of Xenopus laevis strain J_2021 chromosome 1S, Xenopus_laevis_v10.1, whole genome shotgun sequence, one region contains:
- the cnga1.S gene encoding cyclic nucleotide-gated channel rod photoreceptor subunit alpha, translating to MAGIVNTHHTYGTVPKVSIQDMDEVLEIMENGECRLLSENNNIPCSSQSKESPKCYSIYSSKNRVHAATVTLHRDQHLSGANADCNTNNSNNNEEEEKKKKKKEKKEKSDHKKEKKKDKEKKKDKEKNKDKEKGEKEKNKNKAKEEKEKAEKEKAEKEKAEKEKEKEKKEEKKKEIFVIDPSGNLYYNWLFCITMPVMYNWTMIIARACFDELQQDYLEYWFFIDYISDAIYIADMFVRTRTGYLEQGLLVRDKVKLRDKYKRTTQFRFDVLSIIPTDILYFQFGLNYPELRLNKLFRVARMFEFFQRTETRTNYPNIFRISNLIMYIVIIIHWNACVYYSISKAIGFGEDTWVYPNTTDPEYGRLARKYVYSLYWSTLTLTTIGETPPPVQDSEFWFVVADFLVGVLIFATIVGNVGSMISNMNAARAEFQGRIDAIKQYMHFRKVSKDLEKRVIKWFDYLWTNKKAVDEREVLKYLPDKLRAEIAINVHLDTLKKVRIFADCEAGLLIELVLKLQPQVYSPGDYICRKGDIGREMYIIKEGKLAVVADDGVTQFVVLSDGSYFGEISILNIKGSKAGNRRTANIKSIGYSDLFCLSKDDLMEALTEYPDAKAMLEEKGRQILMKDGLLDLDIANSGADPKDIEEKVIHMEGLVENLQTKFARLLAEYDAAQQKLKQRVTKIEKIMKPETEAVEMPPMGETKDEAAAPPPSQE from the exons ATGGCTGGAATAGTTAATACTCACCATACATATGGCACAGTACCTAAGGTGTCAATACAAGACATGGACGAAGTTCTGGAAATCATGGAAAATGGTGAATGCAG ACTTTTAAGTGAGAACAACAATATCCCTTGTTCATCACAAAGCAAGGAAAGTCCAAAATGTTACAGCATATATTCAAGCAAGAATCGTGTACATGCTGCGACAGTTACCCTTCATCG ggaCCAACACCTTTCAGGGGCCAATGCAGATTGCAATACcaataatagtaataacaatGAAGA ggaggagaagaagaaaaagaaaaaagaaaagaaaga GAAGTCTGAtcataaaaaggaaaagaaaaaggacaaagagaagaaaaaagacaaagaaaagaacaaagacaaagaaaaaggggagaaggaaaaaaataaaaataaagcgaAAGAGGAGAAAGAGAAAGCGGAGAAGGAGAAGGCAGAGAAGGAGAAAGcagagaaggagaaagaaaaagaaaagaaggaaga aaagaaaaaagaaatctttgTCATTGATCCTTCAGGAAACCTATATTACAACTGGCTCTTTTGTATAACAATGCCTGTCATGTACAACTGGACTATGATAATAGCAAG AGCCTGTTTTGACGAACTTCAACAGGATTATTTGGAATACTGGTTCTTTATTGATTATATATCAGATGCGATTTACATTGCTGATATGTTTGTAAGGACAAGAACAG GTTACTTGGAGCAAGGTCTTCTGGTCAGAGACAAAGTTAAACTCAGGGACAAATACAAAAGGACTACGCAGTTTAGGTTTGATGTCTTGTCGATTATACCAACAGATATATTGTATTTCCAGTTTGGATTAAACTACCCAGAGCTCAGGCTCAACAAATTATTCAGGGTAGCACGTATGTTTGAGTTCTTCCAAAGAACAGAAACAAGAACCAATTACCCTAACATATTCAGAATCTCCAATCTTATCATGTACATCGTGATTATCATTCATTGGAATGCATGTGTTTACTATTCCATTTCTAAGGCTATTGGATTTGGGGAAGATACATGGGTCTATCCAAACACAACAGATCCAGAGTATGGAAGACTGGCTAGAAAATATGTCTACAGTCTTTACTGGTCAACACTCACACTGACTACTATTGGTGAAACGCCACCACCTGTACAGGATTCTGAATTCTGGTTTGTTGTTGCTGATTTCCTTGTGGGAGTCTTGATTTTCGCTACCATTGTCGGTAATGTCGGTTCCATGATTTCAAATATGAATGCTGCCAGAGCCGAGTTCCAAGGGAGAATTGATGCTATTAAACAGTACATGCATTTTCGAAAAGTGAGCAAAGATCTAGAGAAAAGGGTAATTAAATGGTTTGACTATTTGTGGACAAACAAAAAAGCTGTTGATGAAAGAGAAGTGTTGAAATACCTACCCGACAAGTTAAGGGCCGAAATTGCTATTAATGTACACCTTGACACATTAAAGAAAGTGCGCATTTTTGCTGATTGTGAAGCTGGACTTTTGATTGAGTTGGTATTAAAACTGCAACCTCAAGTGTACAGCCCAGGAGATTACATTTGTAGGAAAGGGGATATTGGAAGAGAAATGTATATTATCAAAGAAGGCAAACTTGCAGTAGTGGCTGATGATGGAGTTACacaatttgtggttttgagtgATGGTAGCTACTTTGGTGAGATCAGTATTCTCAACATCAAAGGAAGTAAAGCTGGTAACCGGCGAACAGCTAATATTAAAAGTATAGGGTATTCTGATCTTTTCTGTCTGTCTAAAGACGATCTTATGGAAGCCCTTACTGAGTATCCAGATGCTAAAGCCATGCTGGAGGAAAAAGGAAGGCAGATTTTGATGAAGGATGGTCTACTTGACTTAGACATTGCAAATTCAGGGGCTGACCCAAAGGATATTGAAGAGAAGGTAATTCACATGGAAGGATTAGTGGAAAACCTGCAGACAAAATTTGCTCGACTTTTAGCGGAGTATGATGCAGCACAACAAAAACTTAAACAGCGAGTCACCAAAATTGAGAAAATTATGAAGCCAGAGACTGAAGCTGTAGAAATGCCACCGATGGGAGAAACCAAAGATGAAGCTGCAGCACCACCACCCTCCCAGGAATAG